The nucleotide sequence CGATGTGTACCGCGGGATCGAGGAGATTCCGTTCGGCTCGATGATCAACGGCGAGGACGACGAGGGCGGCGACATGAACAAGCTGATGGACGGCTACGGCTGGAAGAAGGCCGAGATCCGCCGGAACTATTATGTCCTCGGCAAGTGGTGTTGGGTGGCGCTGGGATTGATGTGGCTCGTGTTCGCGCTGCGGCTGAACCGGGTGGCCGACTGGGTGGTGGGCAAAGTGGGGAGCAAGGAAGAAGGATGAATTAAGAAGGAAGAATTAAGAAAGCGGGGCGCCGGAAATCCCGGAGCCAGCATTTCATAATTCTTCCTTCATCCTTTCTTCAGGGCAGGTCCATCATCCGGATGCGGCGGTATTCCATCTGGCCCATGTCGCCCTCGAGGCCGATCGGGCCGGTGGCGGGGAGGGGCATCGCCTCCTCGAGGACCTCGCCGTTGCAGGTGGCGCGGGCGATACCATCCTTCACCGTGACCTCGAGGTCGTTCCAATCGAGCGGGCGGTAGTGCCGCAGCTTGGTGTAGGGCCCGGCGAGCAGGTAGTCGCGGCACTGGAGCTGGGGGCCGCGCAGGTAGACGCCGCTATCGGCGTTGGGCGTGGCGCGGAACTGGAGCCGGAGCACGAAATTCTGCGGGAACTCGCGTGTCGTCCAGAGTTGCTGGACCATGCGGGGCACGGTGGGCGTGGTGACGATGAGGCGGCCGTTCTTCGCCACGAAGCGGCCGTCGGGGCTGGCCTTTAGGCCGTCGAAGGTCACGGCTTCCTTCACGACGGGCCAGGCGGCGGCATCGGCCGAGGAGGACTGCCAGCCCTGGGCGGACTTGAGATCCTCGGGCGTGGTCGCGCGGCAGCCCCAGCCGGTGAGATCGTGGCCGTTGAAGAGGCTGACGAAGTCGTTCTCGATGGTGAAGTTGTCGTTCTGGCGCTCGAGAAAGCCGAGGGTGGCGAAGATCGGGCGGAGGGCGGCGGCCCACTTGGCGTAGCCGTCGTTGTTGGGATGAAGGAGGTCGGGGAACTCCGCGAGGGTGGCATCGTTGCCGGGGCCGGCGAAAAGTTTCCACGTGTCGAGCATGGTGACCTGGGGCTGGTCGGCGACGGCTTCCTGGTAGAGGCGGTTGACGCGGCGGATGAGGTAGGCGGGCCGGTTCTTCTGGGGCGAGCTGGGCATGACGTGGCAGACGACGACCGGCATCGCGGGGTTGTGCTTTTTGAGGGCCGCGAGGATGAGGCGGAAATTGGCGGCGATGGTCCAGGGGG is from Lacunisphaera limnophila and encodes:
- a CDS encoding GDSL-type esterase/lipase family protein, which codes for MRTPALPVLSLSKGLVLASLLLTASVSAQSVPAAPAPADPRFELPATDVGLPGEGTIRRYDWFKNLWRERRTTFAARVQHDQGAIVFLGDSITQGWHDNFDDAFPTLRTANRGIAGDTTRGVLLRLPEDVIALNPAAVVLLIGTNDLDEPGNTPWTIAANFRLILAALKKHNPAMPVVVCHVMPSSPQKNRPAYLIRRVNRLYQEAVADQPQVTMLDTWKLFAGPGNDATLAEFPDLLHPNNDGYAKWAAALRPIFATLGFLERQNDNFTIENDFVSLFNGHDLTGWGCRATTPEDLKSAQGWQSSSADAAAWPVVKEAVTFDGLKASPDGRFVAKNGRLIVTTPTVPRMVQQLWTTREFPQNFVLRLQFRATPNADSGVYLRGPQLQCRDYLLAGPYTKLRHYRPLDWNDLEVTVKDGIARATCNGEVLEEAMPLPATGPIGLEGDMGQMEYRRIRMMDLP